In the Blautia coccoides genome, ATAACCAGGAGGATAACCGTATGGGATCTGACTCCGTACTCTCCGAACGTGCACTGCGGGAAATCTACCTGAAGGGATTTGAGATCGCGGTGAAGAATTCCCAGCCAATGTCTATTATGACCTCCTACAATATGATCAACGGCGTACATGCCGCCAATTGCTATGATATCTGTACCAGGGCGGCCAGAGATGAGTGGGGATTTGCAGGAGCTGTTATGACAGACTGGACGACAACCTTTGCCTCACCGAGAGGTGAGTGTACAGCAGCAGGCTGTATGCGTGCGGGCAATGATATGGTAATGCCGGGTATACCAAAAGACCATGAAAATATCCGCCGGGAACTGGAAGAGGGAACTTTGGATATCCGTGAACTGAAACGCTGTATCTGCAATACGGTAAATCTGATCCTGCAGTCCAACCGGTATGAGGACGCGGTCAGCTATCTGGAACAGTTTGAAGGACTGGACGCATACCTGAGTGTAGAAAGATCAAATTAGGCTGTCAGAGTAAGATAGGGCTTGTGGTGAGGGCAAAGTAAAAAGAACGCCCGGTAAAAGGAACTTATAAAGAGGGAGCGGGAGCAATGAATGCCCGCTCCTTTCGTATTGCTATTTTTTTGCTCCTTTATTATAATAAAAACAGTTCCGAAACGGTTGTTGTCCGCTGACAAAGTCCTGTGGATCGTAACCGGTAACCGCGATATAGAAATGCTGAAAAAAGAGAAAGCAGGAGGTAGTCATGAAAAAATGGTATAATGAAGAATATGAGTGGGAAATTGAGGTGACAGGGTTCCTTCGCAGTGAACATACGGAGAGATACTGCAGAAACGGTGAAGAGATCGGGGACAAGTATACCTGTACCTATGGCTGTCCTGTAAATGCGGATGGGCAGGGAATCTGCTCCAAAGTAATGATGATGATGTTTCCTGTTATGGAGGCTGTCAGAAGCGGCGGAGATCTGGAGAACATCGGCGGGAACAGTAAATACAGCAAGGATATCGTATGTCCGGATGGCTGTGTTATGTTTAGAATGACAGCGAAAAAACTTGATAATGAAAATTTTTATAAGGGTAAATTTTTTGATTAGAATGTTTTTGGAAAATATTTTAAATTTTTGAAAGGATTCCTCCATTACGATCGTTTTATTAATAGAAAGAGGTTTTTCACACTCTTTGACCGGTAAATTCCGGAAAAGAAAAACTTATAAACCATATCATAAAAGAGAAAAATTGGAGGAATGAAAATGAAATTTCATAAAAGAAAAGTTTTGGCGGCAGCTGCAGCAGGTGTGATCCTGGCGGGTACTATGAGTACAGTGGTTATGGCAGGCGGCAAAGGGGAATACAGCCGTCTGTGGTGCCGGAATACGGTGTGCAGTGTGTATGGAGAGGATTGTCAGAATCCGGGGGAGTGTGTAAACGGAGCAGACTGCCGGAATCCGGGGGAGTGTGTAAACGGAGCGGACTGCAGGAACCAAGGTGATTGTGTAAATGGAACTGACTGCGGGAACCAGGGGGAGTGTGTAAATGGAGCAGACTGCCAGAATCAGAGGGAGTGTGTGAACGAATCAGACTCCCCAAACCAGAGTGACTTTACAGACAGTGCTGCTGGTCAGAGCCAGGTCAATGTAGTAAAGAATGTTTCCGGTCAGAATCAGACGAACACCCTTAGTAACACAGTTGGCCAGGAGCAGAGTGAAGGTGTGGATTCCACATACACTGAAACAGTTGTGGATGCTTCCGGGAGTTATGGAGAACACCATAGCGAAAATTACAGCGGTAGTAATGGGGAATACCACAACGGAAATCATAATGGAGATCACAGCGGAGACAACGGTGAATACCACGACGGAAACCATAATGGAGATCACAGCGGAGACAACAGTGAATACCACGACGGAAACCATAACGGAGACCACAGCGGAAATAACGGAGAACATCACGGCGGAAATCATGGAAACCACCACGGAGAATAAAACATTTTACTATATAAAGCCGAAAGGATTCTATTCACATGATGACAAAATGGGATATCAATTTAATTGTGGAAGAATATGCAGATACCATAACCCGTATCTGTTATTCTTATGGAAAGAATTATGATGATACCCAGGACATTATGCAGAATGTGTTCTTAAAGCTGATGCGTGCTGATCCGGAATTTGACACAAAAGAGCACGAAAAGGCCTGGATCATCCGGGTCACTATCAATGAGTGCAAGGATTTCCTGAAAAGTATTTTTCACAGGCATACTTCCCTGGAGGAAGTACAGGAAATCCCCATAGAGGAAAAGGAGGATTTATCCTACATCAGGGAGGCTGTCCGGAAGCTCCCGGACAAATACAAATCTGTTATCTACCTTTTTTATTACGAAGGTTATACAGCAGTGGAAATAGCGGGAATCCTGCATAAAAAAGAAAATACGATTTATACCTGGATGAACCGGGGCAGACAGATGTTGAAGGAAATGGTGGGAGGTGACCTAGAATGAGCAGAAAGATCAGAGATGCATTTGAACCTGTGAAAGCAGGAGAACAGATGAAGGAAAGAACAAAAGAAGTCCTGACCGCCCAACTGGAACACTGCTCAAAGCGTCGTTTCTACCAAAGACCAGTATTTTACCGGACGCTGGCCGGGGCCTTGCTGCTGACATTGGTATTTGTGGGGAGCATGAGAGCGTACGAAATCAAAGCCGAGGCGGCATATATCACCATGGAAGGTCCGGTTGAGATTGGTCTGTCCGTAAACGGCAAGGACATAGTGATCTCGGCAGAGGGACTGAACACAGACGGAGAAAACATCGTCTCCCAGGTAGACGTCACAGGAATGCACTACCAAGAAGCGCTGCAGGCAATTATGGAGAACGATTCCTACCAGGAGTGTCAGGGGGGAAAGGCAAAAGTGAAGGTTTCCTGTCATGACAATGAGCAGGAAACAGATATGCAGAAGAGTGCAGATGAGGCATGTCATTCTTACGGCCGGCAATACCGCCAACATCATGGCCAGGAACATGAGGAAGAGACGGAAGGACATGTGGAAAGACATAACGGACAGAGCAGCGGGAAACATGGAGAGGATATCCGGGAAGAACCGCAGGGAGAGATACAGGGAGATCAGGAAAATCAGCAGGACGGCCAGTCATCCGGTGATCCGGGATACCGGGATGGGGAACATGGGCATGGAAATAAACATCACGGGGAGTAAGGATACAACGCAGTTCGCTGCGTCTCCTTCATTCGAGAAAAATCTTCCACAAACTGTGCCCGTACATCTCACGGAAAGTATTTTCCAGACACGCTTTGTGGTTCAGGAATGAAATAGTATCGTGGTGAAATCTTATCACTGATTGCAGCATAGCCATTTCGGCTATGCTGTTTTGTATATTTATTACTGCCTCGGGAATGCCCTGCAAATGC is a window encoding:
- a CDS encoding TIGR04076 family protein, which produces MKKWYNEEYEWEIEVTGFLRSEHTERYCRNGEEIGDKYTCTYGCPVNADGQGICSKVMMMMFPVMEAVRSGGDLENIGGNSKYSKDIVCPDGCVMFRMTAKKLDNENFYKGKFFD
- a CDS encoding RNA polymerase sigma factor, producing MMTKWDINLIVEEYADTITRICYSYGKNYDDTQDIMQNVFLKLMRADPEFDTKEHEKAWIIRVTINECKDFLKSIFHRHTSLEEVQEIPIEEKEDLSYIREAVRKLPDKYKSVIYLFYYEGYTAVEIAGILHKKENTIYTWMNRGRQMLKEMVGGDLE
- a CDS encoding anti-sigma-I factor RsgI family protein; protein product: MSRKIRDAFEPVKAGEQMKERTKEVLTAQLEHCSKRRFYQRPVFYRTLAGALLLTLVFVGSMRAYEIKAEAAYITMEGPVEIGLSVNGKDIVISAEGLNTDGENIVSQVDVTGMHYQEALQAIMENDSYQECQGGKAKVKVSCHDNEQETDMQKSADEACHSYGRQYRQHHGQEHEEETEGHVERHNGQSSGKHGEDIREEPQGEIQGDQENQQDGQSSGDPGYRDGEHGHGNKHHGE